A window of the Polaribacter batillariae genome harbors these coding sequences:
- a CDS encoding CoA-binding protein, with translation MKKKTLVLGASLKESRYSNIAIKRLRGKEIPVVAIGLRVGVVADVTITTEKVDFKEIDTVTLYLNPTRQKAYYNYIISLQPKRVIFNPGTENMEFVKLLQNNNIESEIACTLVLLSTNQY, from the coding sequence ATGAAAAAGAAAACTTTAGTTTTAGGAGCATCTTTAAAAGAAAGCAGATATTCGAACATTGCTATAAAAAGATTAAGAGGAAAAGAAATTCCGGTAGTTGCAATTGGTTTGCGAGTTGGAGTAGTGGCAGATGTAACTATTACAACAGAAAAAGTAGATTTTAAAGAGATAGATACAGTTACTTTATACCTAAATCCAACAAGGCAAAAAGCATATTACAATTATATAATAAGCTTACAACCAAAAAGAGTAATTTTTAACCCAGGTACAGAAAATATGGAGTTTGTAAAATTATTACAGAATAATAATATTGAAAGTGAAATTGCTTGTACGTTGGTTTTATTAAGTACAAACCAGTATTAG